The window ATGGGAGGACAATAGTTGTGGATCATATTAGTTTAGAAATGCTTAGTTTTTTATTGGGAGTAGGTTTTGTTGCTGCTTTTATAGACTCTGTTGTTGGCGGCGGAGGTTTAATCTCTATGCCGGCATTGTTGATGACAGGATTACCTCCTAGCGTTGTATTGGGGACTAACAAATTAGCTTCGATATGTTGTTCCAGTACGAGTAGCATATCATTCTTACGCTCAGGGAAGATGGATCTTGGATTAGTTAAATATCTTTTTCCGTTGTCTCTAATTGGATCCATATTGGGAGCATACACGGTGAAACTGATTCCCTCCGAATTTTTAAAGCCACTAGTGGTAGTCATGCTAATTTTGGTAGCGATTTATACGTTTTTAAAGAAGGATTGGGGAGATGAGTCTACTTACGAAGGTATTAATAAAAGAGCAGGTGTCTTAGCAGGTTGTGCTGCTTTTATTTTGGGCTTTTATGACGGCTTTTTCGGCCCAGGAGAAGGAACATTTTTAATTTTTGTATTTTTGACCCTTGGTTTTGATTTTGTGGTAGCTGCGGGAAATGCCAAAGCGCTCAATTTAGCGAGCAACCTGGGGGCGGTTGCAATATTTATACTAGGCAGTTCAGTCAATTATATTTATGGTTTTAGTATGGGCATTGCAATGATTTTTGGTGCTATCGCAGGTTCAAGGTTTGCTATTGCCAAAGGTGCTACTTATGTTAAACCACTATTTATCTTGGTGACAACGTTATTAATAGGTAAGCAATTATTAGATATTTTACATTGATATGGTTGCTATAAATCTAATAGTTTAGGCATGGAAGCAGGCGAACCGTCGGCTCCTTCTATAGACTGAGAGGTCAGCGGATAAAATTCGCTGACCTCTCAGTCTGTACTATCTGTTTTGGCAGCCGTAAATCCAACAGGGACTTATTCATTTTTGTATGTCTACTTTTTCGGAGGCACTAGTATTTTGTATTCTGCTGTACGCAACCTTGATAAAGAAAGCAAGGTTTGATATAATGAACATGATTTTAAAATTAGTACCAGGTAATAGTATCTGGATATATAATCTAGTGTAAATTTGGAGGGAATATAGATGAAAACAGTTTCAGAGAAAATTGAGGATTTAAAGAGACGGCAAGAGACAATTAAATTGGGCGGTGGTGCAAAGCGTATTGAAAAACAGCATGCTAGTGGTAAGATGACTGCCCGTGAACGTATCGAAAGACTTCTTGATCCGAATACTTTTATTGAATTTGATCAGTTTGTAAAACACCGTTGTATCAATTTTGGTATGGAAAAACAAGAAAGCCCTGGTGAAGGGGTAGTAACTGGCTATGGTACGGTCAATGGACGGCTCGTGTATGTTTTTGCCCAAGATTTTACGGTAGTCGGAGGTTCCTTAGGGGAAATGCATGCTGCTAAAATTGTAAAAGTGCAGGAAATGGCATTGAAGATGGGAGCACCTATTATTGGCATTAATGATTCTGGTGGAGCGCGGATCCAAGAAGGAATTGATGCGCTGGCAGGATATGGGGATATCTTTTTTAATAACACCATGGCCTCAGGTGTTATTCCACAGATCTCTGTTATTATGGGACCTTGTGCGGGCGGTGCCGTTTATTCTCCAGCATTAACTGATTTTATTTATATGGTAGATAAAACGAGTCAAATGTTTATTACAGGACCACAAGTTATTAAAACTGTGACAGGTGAAGAGGTGTCGGCTGAAACCTTAGGAGGAGCCATGACTCATAATGAGATATCAGGGGTTGCTCATTTTGTAACAGCCAATGATGAAGAGTGTCTGGAACAGATTCGTTATTTATTAAGCTTTTTACCAAGCAATAATTTGGAAGCTCCGCCTAGATATGAGACTGAGGATAAAGCAAATCGCATGGAAGAAGCCTTAAATTCGTCTATTGCAGATGATCCTAGTATCCCTTATGATATGAAAAACATTATAAAAATGATTGTGGATAATGGGGAATTTTACGAAGCTCAACCTTTTTTTGCCCAGAATATCATCACTTGCTTTGCTCGTCTAGATGGCAAAAGTGTAGGGATTATTGCGAGCCAGCCTAAGGTAATGGCTGGATGTATGGATATTAACACATCGGATAAATGCGCTCGATTTATCCGTTTCTGCGATGCTTTTAATATTCCCCTAGTTAATTTAGTAGATGTTCCTGGTTTCTTGCCAGGTACTAGCCAAGAATATGGTGGTATTATTCGCCATGGCGCCAAAGTATTGTATGCTTATTCAGAAGCTACAGTACCAAAAGTCACTGTAATCACTCGTAAATCTTATGGTGGGGCATATATTGGTATGTGCTCAAGGCACTTAGGTGCTGATATGGTTTTTGCATGGCCAACAGCAGAAATTGCTGTTATGGGACCCGCAGGAGCAGCGAAT is drawn from Pelosinus sp. IPA-1 and contains these coding sequences:
- a CDS encoding carboxyl transferase domain-containing protein; the protein is MKTVSEKIEDLKRRQETIKLGGGAKRIEKQHASGKMTARERIERLLDPNTFIEFDQFVKHRCINFGMEKQESPGEGVVTGYGTVNGRLVYVFAQDFTVVGGSLGEMHAAKIVKVQEMALKMGAPIIGINDSGGARIQEGIDALAGYGDIFFNNTMASGVIPQISVIMGPCAGGAVYSPALTDFIYMVDKTSQMFITGPQVIKTVTGEEVSAETLGGAMTHNEISGVAHFVTANDEECLEQIRYLLSFLPSNNLEAPPRYETEDKANRMEEALNSSIADDPSIPYDMKNIIKMIVDNGEFYEAQPFFAQNIITCFARLDGKSVGIIASQPKVMAGCMDINTSDKCARFIRFCDAFNIPLVNLVDVPGFLPGTSQEYGGIIRHGAKVLYAYSEATVPKVTVITRKSYGGAYIGMCSRHLGADMVFAWPTAEIAVMGPAGAANIIFRGDAEVVEKTQKYVEEFATPYKAAERGFVDMIIEPKETRARIIEALKMLETKTETRPAKKHGNMPL
- a CDS encoding TSUP family transporter → MDHISLEMLSFLLGVGFVAAFIDSVVGGGGLISMPALLMTGLPPSVVLGTNKLASICCSSTSSISFLRSGKMDLGLVKYLFPLSLIGSILGAYTVKLIPSEFLKPLVVVMLILVAIYTFLKKDWGDESTYEGINKRAGVLAGCAAFILGFYDGFFGPGEGTFLIFVFLTLGFDFVVAAGNAKALNLASNLGAVAIFILGSSVNYIYGFSMGIAMIFGAIAGSRFAIAKGATYVKPLFILVTTLLIGKQLLDILH